Proteins encoded in a region of the Marinococcus sp. PL1-022 genome:
- the clpC gene encoding ATP-dependent protease ATP-binding subunit ClpC, with product MMFGRFTERAQKVLALAQEEAIRLGHNNIGTEHILLGLVREGEGIAAKALQALNLDTDQIQQEVETLIGTGQQGSKTIHYTPRAKKVIELSMDEARKLGHSYVGTEHILLGLIREGEGVAARVLNNLGVSLNKARQQVLQLLGSNEGASSSGSQQAPGAGGSANTPTLDSLARDLTAVAKEEGLDPVIGRSQEIERVIQVLSRRTKNNPVLIGEPGVGKTAIAEGLALSIVSNEVPETLRNKRVMTLDMGTVVAGTKYRGEFEDRLKKVMEEIRQSGNVLLFIDELHTLIGAGGAEGAIDASNILKPSLARGELQCIGATTLDEYRKYIEKDAALERRFQPIQVNEPTLEESIQILAGLRDRYEAHHRVTIGDEAIEQAVKLSDRYISDRFLPDKAIDLIDEAGSRVRLRSYTAPPNLKELEQNLEETRKEKDAAVQSQEFEKAASLRDSEQRLRAEVEEMKNEWKEKQGQENSAITTEDIAQVVSSWTGVPVSKLAEEETDRLLHMEDILHNRVVGQDEAVNAISKAVRRARAGLKDPKRPIGSFIFLGPTGVGKTELARAVAETLFGDEESIIRIDMSEYMERHATSRLVGSPPGYVGYEEGGQLTEKVRRNPYSVILLDEIEKAHPEVFNILLQVLEDGFLTDSKGRRVDFRNTALILTSNVGASTLRQNKSVGFAAQSTEQKFDDMRDKIMGELKNTFRPEFINRLDEIIVFHSLEKEHIKKIVRLMTEQLKKRVEEHGISIEITDAALDKIADEGFDPEYGARPLRRALQRHVEDRLSDELLKGTLEEGNTAVIDVKDDEFIVETKSGTAKAQ from the coding sequence ATGATGTTCGGCCGTTTTACAGAACGAGCGCAAAAAGTATTGGCGCTAGCTCAGGAAGAAGCTATCCGCCTTGGCCATAATAATATAGGAACAGAGCATATTCTGCTCGGTTTAGTGCGTGAAGGTGAGGGTATTGCTGCCAAAGCTCTGCAGGCACTGAATTTGGATACAGACCAGATTCAGCAGGAGGTGGAAACCCTTATAGGCACAGGTCAGCAGGGATCGAAAACAATTCATTATACCCCAAGGGCGAAAAAAGTTATTGAGCTTTCCATGGATGAAGCAAGAAAGCTTGGCCATTCCTATGTGGGCACAGAACACATTCTGCTCGGCCTAATTCGTGAAGGGGAAGGCGTTGCAGCCCGGGTACTGAATAATCTTGGTGTCAGTCTGAACAAAGCCCGTCAGCAGGTGCTTCAGCTTCTCGGAAGCAATGAAGGAGCTTCGAGCTCTGGCAGCCAGCAGGCTCCAGGAGCAGGCGGGAGTGCCAACACCCCGACTCTTGACAGTTTAGCAAGGGATTTGACGGCAGTAGCGAAAGAAGAAGGCCTCGATCCGGTCATCGGAAGAAGCCAGGAAATTGAACGTGTTATTCAGGTATTAAGCCGCCGGACAAAAAACAACCCGGTTCTTATCGGGGAGCCTGGTGTAGGTAAAACAGCTATCGCTGAAGGCCTGGCGTTGTCGATCGTTTCCAATGAAGTGCCGGAAACGCTCCGCAATAAACGGGTTATGACTCTCGATATGGGTACTGTAGTTGCCGGCACGAAATACCGCGGTGAATTTGAAGATCGTTTGAAGAAGGTAATGGAAGAAATCCGTCAGTCCGGAAATGTGCTGTTGTTCATTGATGAACTGCATACATTAATCGGGGCCGGCGGCGCAGAAGGTGCAATCGATGCCTCGAACATCCTGAAGCCGTCACTTGCACGTGGAGAGCTTCAATGCATCGGTGCTACCACTCTGGATGAATACCGGAAATATATTGAAAAAGATGCTGCGCTTGAGCGTCGTTTCCAGCCAATTCAGGTGAATGAACCGACACTTGAAGAATCTATTCAAATTCTTGCCGGTCTGAGAGACCGTTACGAAGCCCACCACCGGGTAACTATCGGGGATGAAGCGATTGAACAGGCAGTGAAATTATCCGACCGGTATATTTCGGACCGTTTCCTCCCGGATAAAGCGATCGACTTAATCGATGAAGCCGGTTCACGGGTGCGTCTGCGTTCTTACACAGCGCCGCCGAACCTGAAAGAACTTGAGCAGAATCTCGAAGAAACACGCAAGGAAAAAGATGCGGCCGTGCAGAGCCAGGAATTCGAAAAAGCGGCCTCGCTCCGTGATTCCGAACAACGGCTTCGTGCAGAAGTCGAAGAGATGAAAAATGAATGGAAAGAAAAGCAGGGACAGGAAAACTCTGCAATTACGACAGAAGACATTGCCCAGGTGGTTTCAAGCTGGACCGGTGTTCCGGTATCCAAGCTTGCAGAAGAAGAAACAGACCGCCTGCTTCATATGGAAGATATCCTGCATAACCGGGTCGTCGGCCAGGATGAAGCAGTCAATGCTATTTCCAAAGCAGTGCGCCGTGCCCGTGCCGGCTTGAAGGATCCGAAACGTCCAATTGGTTCCTTTATTTTCCTCGGACCTACCGGTGTAGGTAAGACGGAACTGGCCCGTGCAGTTGCAGAAACGTTATTTGGCGATGAAGAGTCGATTATCCGAATCGATATGTCCGAATATATGGAACGGCACGCGACGAGCCGCCTGGTCGGTTCTCCTCCAGGCTATGTCGGCTATGAAGAAGGCGGACAGCTGACAGAAAAAGTGCGCCGCAATCCGTATTCCGTGATTTTGCTGGACGAAATTGAAAAAGCGCACCCAGAAGTATTTAACATTCTGCTTCAGGTACTTGAAGACGGTTTTCTTACCGACTCTAAAGGACGCCGGGTCGACTTTAGAAATACAGCGCTGATCCTTACCTCTAACGTCGGGGCAAGCACGCTGCGCCAGAATAAAAGTGTCGGCTTTGCGGCCCAGTCCACCGAGCAGAAATTCGATGATATGCGGGATAAAATCATGGGCGAGCTGAAAAATACGTTCCGTCCTGAATTTATTAACCGTCTGGATGAAATCATTGTCTTCCACAGCCTGGAAAAAGAGCACATCAAAAAGATCGTGCGCTTAATGACAGAACAGCTTAAAAAGCGTGTGGAAGAGCACGGTATCAGCATTGAAATTACCGATGCAGCACTCGATAAGATTGCCGATGAAGGTTTTGACCCTGAATACGGGGCCCGGCCGCTCAGACGTGCTCTGCAGCGTCACGTGGAAGACCGTTTATCCGACGAGCTGCTTAAAGGCACGCTTGAAGAAGGCAACACTGCTGTGATTGACGTGAAAGATGACGAATTCATTGTTGAAACGAAATCAGGCACGGCGAAAGCGCAATAA
- a CDS encoding MgtC/SapB family protein produces the protein MEQWMEYESIIILIRLILAAFLAGIIGIERESKGHPAGFRTHMLVGTGSCLVMLLALFGFQDYLNQNGDLVAYDPSRLASYVISGIGFLGAGTIIVQGASIRGLTTAASIWIVAAIGLTIGAGMFFAGIAATVIVLTSLIFLNHVDKWFKNVSDTDVLFIAMDKKANELGETIQRLESMEVQVQKIKGKEFDEDETPLLHYYIKIHLPGGVTETELYQSLYKIDSIKEIELNPSYD, from the coding sequence ATGGAGCAGTGGATGGAATATGAATCAATTATTATACTCATTCGTTTAATTCTTGCTGCTTTTTTGGCGGGAATAATAGGAATTGAGCGGGAATCGAAAGGCCATCCAGCTGGTTTTCGAACCCATATGCTGGTGGGGACCGGGTCCTGCTTAGTAATGCTGCTTGCCTTATTTGGCTTCCAGGATTATTTAAACCAAAACGGTGATCTGGTTGCTTATGATCCTTCACGTTTGGCCTCTTATGTGATAAGCGGGATTGGCTTCCTGGGTGCTGGCACTATTATAGTCCAGGGTGCCTCTATCCGGGGGCTGACCACTGCTGCCTCCATCTGGATAGTCGCTGCTATCGGGTTAACTATAGGAGCTGGTATGTTTTTTGCTGGTATTGCTGCAACAGTCATTGTATTGACAAGTCTTATCTTTTTAAATCATGTAGACAAATGGTTTAAAAACGTTTCTGATACAGACGTATTGTTTATAGCTATGGATAAAAAAGCTAACGAGCTTGGCGAAACGATTCAGCGACTCGAAAGTATGGAGGTTCAGGTTCAGAAAATAAAGGGTAAGGAATTTGACGAAGACGAAACACCTCTGCTTCATTATTATATTAAAATTCATCTGCCGGGAGGCGTGACTGAAACAGAACTGTATCAGTCTTTATATAAAATAGATAGCATAAAAGAAATAGAGCTGAATCCGTCCTATGATTGA
- a CDS encoding protein arginine kinase: MASEHFFSAAISPWMQEGPGPEGDIALSTRVRLARNIEQYPFPVFASEEASATLLRYTSSTLLNQSEEVGSLEALNMNELRPNERQVLVEKHLVSPYLIKNMEHSAVLLNNDESISIMVNEEDHLRLQCLSNGMQLEECYNEADRLDDWAEANLTYAFDERLGYLTSCPTNVGTGMRASVMVHLPALVWTNQLSRILPAIHQLGLVVRGIYGEGSEALGNLFQISNQMTLGKSEKDIIEDLRGVVMQVIQRERHARESLLSSSKVKLEDRVFRSYGILAYSRTMTTKEAANRLSDVRLGIDLDLIKGISGNILNELMLLTQPGFLEQYAGESLTQEEADIRRANVIRERIKLEL, translated from the coding sequence ATGGCATCCGAACACTTTTTTTCAGCAGCGATCAGTCCATGGATGCAGGAAGGCCCGGGGCCGGAAGGCGATATTGCTCTTAGCACCAGGGTCCGGCTTGCCCGTAATATAGAGCAGTACCCCTTCCCTGTGTTTGCTTCAGAAGAAGCAAGTGCAACACTTCTGCGCTACACTTCCTCCACTCTGTTGAATCAATCAGAAGAAGTAGGCTCTCTTGAAGCGTTGAACATGAATGAGCTTCGCCCGAATGAACGGCAGGTACTGGTGGAAAAGCATCTCGTCAGCCCGTATTTAATAAAAAACATGGAACATAGTGCTGTTCTTTTGAATAACGATGAATCAATCAGTATTATGGTTAATGAGGAAGATCATTTGCGTCTTCAATGTCTGAGTAACGGCATGCAGCTTGAAGAATGTTACAATGAAGCTGATCGTCTGGATGATTGGGCGGAAGCAAACCTCACCTATGCGTTTGACGAACGGCTCGGTTACTTAACAAGCTGTCCGACAAATGTGGGTACAGGTATGAGAGCTTCAGTAATGGTACACCTGCCCGCTTTAGTCTGGACCAATCAGCTTAGCCGTATTCTTCCGGCTATTCACCAGCTTGGTCTGGTCGTGAGAGGTATTTATGGAGAGGGCAGTGAAGCACTCGGCAACCTTTTTCAAATTTCCAACCAGATGACACTGGGAAAATCTGAAAAAGATATCATCGAAGATCTTCGCGGTGTAGTAATGCAGGTGATTCAAAGAGAACGCCATGCACGCGAATCCCTTCTTAGCTCTTCAAAGGTAAAGCTCGAAGACCGGGTGTTCAGGTCTTACGGTATCCTTGCATACAGCCGCACGATGACGACCAAAGAGGCGGCCAATCGTTTGTCAGACGTAAGACTTGGTATCGATCTGGATTTAATCAAAGGGATTTCGGGTAATATTTTAAATGAACTTATGTTACTGACTCAGCCTGGTTTTCTTGAACAGTATGCAGGAGAATCACTGACTCAGGAAGAAGCAGATATAAGACGGGCAAATGTGATCCGTGAAAGAATAAAACTTGAATTATAG
- a CDS encoding PIN/TRAM domain-containing protein, whose amino-acid sequence MLEKIVQLFFVLAGITLGFLYIPELISLFPFYTFPDWVYNTYIGATVGAVIVGFVFWAVSLWIAGPIVNGMRFLEEKVVKAPVTDVLFGTLGLIFGLVVAFLISLPLNSIRIPVIDSVLPLFLSFFCGYFGFQIGFKKRDELLGLFSSSKNAAAKEEAALAAAAASEENQAWEKLLDTSVIIDGRIADICQSGFIEGKLVIPEFVLEELQHIADSSDVLKRNRGRRGLDILNRIQKELPIEVEITDTDFEDIHEVDSKLVKLAKVRNGIVVTNDFNLNKVCDLQGVSVLNINDLANAVKPVVLPGEEMMVQVIKDGKEQSQGIGYLDDGTMIVVESGKGYIGQEIEVVVTSVLQTSAGRMIFAKPKVSKREKAL is encoded by the coding sequence GTGTTGGAAAAAATTGTACAGTTATTTTTTGTTCTTGCCGGTATTACGTTAGGATTTCTTTATATTCCTGAACTTATTTCTTTATTTCCTTTTTATACGTTTCCTGACTGGGTCTACAACACCTATATCGGCGCTACTGTTGGAGCGGTAATCGTGGGGTTTGTGTTTTGGGCCGTGAGCCTTTGGATCGCGGGGCCAATCGTCAACGGCATGCGATTCCTGGAAGAGAAGGTCGTGAAAGCTCCTGTCACAGACGTATTGTTCGGTACGCTCGGACTGATTTTCGGACTGGTGGTCGCCTTTCTTATTTCCCTTCCGCTCAATTCTATCCGTATTCCCGTAATTGATTCCGTGCTTCCCTTATTTTTATCCTTTTTCTGCGGCTATTTTGGCTTCCAGATTGGATTTAAAAAGCGTGATGAACTGTTGGGTCTTTTTTCAAGCTCAAAAAACGCTGCAGCAAAGGAAGAAGCAGCGCTGGCAGCTGCAGCCGCTTCAGAAGAAAATCAGGCATGGGAGAAGCTGCTCGATACAAGCGTGATTATTGACGGGAGGATTGCAGATATCTGCCAATCAGGATTTATTGAGGGGAAGCTGGTGATCCCGGAATTTGTACTTGAAGAGCTTCAGCATATTGCGGACTCTTCAGATGTATTAAAGCGTAACCGGGGTCGTCGCGGACTCGATATCCTAAACCGTATTCAAAAGGAACTTCCTATCGAAGTAGAGATTACGGATACTGATTTTGAAGACATTCATGAAGTGGACAGTAAGCTGGTGAAGCTTGCGAAAGTACGAAATGGTATTGTTGTGACCAATGACTTTAACTTAAATAAGGTGTGCGATCTTCAGGGTGTCAGCGTGTTAAACATTAATGATTTGGCGAATGCGGTCAAACCGGTAGTTCTTCCTGGCGAGGAAATGATGGTCCAGGTGATCAAGGACGGGAAGGAACAAAGCCAGGGAATTGGATACTTAGACGATGGCACAATGATTGTAGTCGAAAGCGGGAAAGGCTATATCGGCCAGGAAATAGAAGTGGTAGTTACGAGCGTTCTGCAGACGAGTGCGGGACGGATGATATTTGCAAAACCAAAGGTATCAAAACGCGAAAAAGCTTTATAA
- a CDS encoding UvrB/UvrC motif-containing protein produces MICQNCGQRPASLHYTKIVNGAKTELHLCEECAKEQGESSETEHSFMSAAGGYTIQDLLSDLLNMDQSNTAGNAEKKQPKKAARPLICDNCGLTYKQFTKTGRLGCAHCYHAFESKLTPVFRRVHSGNTNHTGKVPKHRHEKLHAQRELDEKKRQITILVQNEEFEKAAELRDEIRTLEKQFQGREEDS; encoded by the coding sequence ATGATCTGTCAGAATTGCGGTCAGCGGCCGGCCTCTTTGCATTACACGAAAATCGTGAATGGAGCTAAAACAGAGCTTCATTTATGCGAAGAGTGCGCAAAAGAACAGGGGGAATCTTCTGAAACGGAGCATTCTTTCATGTCGGCTGCGGGCGGCTATACAATCCAGGACTTATTGTCGGACTTATTAAACATGGATCAGTCCAACACAGCTGGAAATGCTGAAAAGAAACAGCCGAAAAAAGCAGCCAGGCCGCTCATATGCGACAATTGCGGACTGACGTATAAACAGTTCACTAAAACCGGCCGTTTGGGCTGTGCTCATTGCTATCACGCATTTGAATCGAAGCTGACTCCTGTTTTTCGCCGGGTGCACAGCGGCAATACCAATCATACCGGCAAGGTTCCAAAGCACAGGCATGAAAAGCTGCATGCCCAAAGGGAGCTGGATGAGAAAAAACGCCAGATTACCATCCTCGTCCAAAATGAAGAGTTTGAAAAGGCTGCGGAATTAAGGGATGAAATCCGTACCCTTGAAAAACAGTTTCAGGGAAGGGAGGAAGACAGCTGA
- the radA gene encoding DNA repair protein RadA produces MAKAKTKFVCQECGYETQKWMGRCPACNNWNTMVEEKEAPASKAGRRPAANVFSEADKPTPITQVTGEKENRISTSVGELNRVLGGGIVPGSLVLVGGDPGIGKSTLLLQVSALLASQKYRVLYVSGEESVKQTKMRAERLGVEADTLFVFTETNMERIEAAMEEVKPDLVIIDSIQTVHSDEIQSAPGSVAQVRESTSTFMHIAKNQGIAVFVVGHMTKQGSIAGPKMLEHMVDSVLYFEGEQHNTYRILRAVKNRFGSTNEIGIFEMKEAGLKEVTNPSEIFLEERTEGTSGSAVVASLEGTRPVLVELQALIAPTSYAYPRRTATGIDQNRIALLMAVLEKRLGMLLQNQDAYINVAGGVKLDEPAVDLGIAICVASSFRNQSTNPGDIVMGEVGLTGEIRRISRVEERVKEAAKLGFSRAIIPSKNIGGWTFPEGIQVVGVKTLEEALDAALDPAPLR; encoded by the coding sequence ATGGCAAAAGCAAAAACAAAATTTGTCTGCCAGGAGTGCGGGTATGAAACTCAAAAGTGGATGGGGCGCTGTCCAGCCTGCAACAACTGGAATACGATGGTAGAAGAAAAGGAAGCTCCGGCATCGAAAGCAGGCCGACGACCGGCGGCAAATGTATTCAGCGAAGCTGACAAACCGACACCGATTACCCAGGTGACTGGAGAAAAGGAAAACCGCATTTCAACGTCTGTAGGCGAACTAAACAGAGTGTTAGGCGGGGGGATCGTGCCCGGATCACTCGTGTTGGTCGGGGGAGACCCGGGGATCGGGAAGTCAACGCTGCTTCTGCAGGTTTCTGCTCTGCTTGCTTCTCAGAAGTACCGTGTCCTTTATGTTTCCGGAGAGGAATCGGTCAAGCAGACGAAAATGAGAGCGGAACGCCTCGGTGTGGAAGCAGATACGCTGTTTGTCTTTACAGAAACAAATATGGAGCGGATCGAAGCGGCGATGGAGGAAGTGAAGCCGGATCTTGTAATTATCGATTCGATTCAGACCGTCCATTCGGATGAAATTCAGTCGGCGCCCGGAAGCGTAGCGCAGGTGCGTGAATCAACCTCGACCTTTATGCACATTGCAAAAAATCAGGGCATTGCTGTATTTGTTGTAGGACACATGACTAAGCAGGGGTCGATTGCCGGACCGAAAATGCTCGAGCATATGGTGGATTCCGTGCTTTATTTTGAAGGCGAGCAGCATAATACGTACCGGATTTTACGGGCCGTGAAAAATAGATTTGGCTCGACGAATGAAATCGGGATCTTTGAAATGAAAGAGGCAGGCCTGAAGGAAGTAACAAATCCTTCAGAAATTTTTCTCGAAGAGCGGACGGAAGGCACATCGGGCTCGGCTGTTGTAGCTTCTCTGGAGGGGACCCGGCCGGTGCTTGTAGAACTGCAGGCACTGATCGCCCCTACGAGCTATGCTTACCCGCGGCGGACAGCTACAGGAATCGATCAGAACCGGATTGCACTTCTGATGGCAGTGCTTGAAAAGCGTCTTGGCATGCTTCTTCAAAACCAGGATGCCTATATTAACGTCGCCGGAGGCGTGAAGCTCGACGAACCGGCAGTTGATCTTGGTATTGCTATATGTGTTGCCTCGAGCTTTCGGAACCAATCCACGAACCCGGGGGACATTGTCATGGGAGAAGTCGGTCTTACCGGAGAAATCCGGCGTATTTCCCGGGTGGAGGAGCGCGTGAAAGAAGCAGCGAAGCTTGGATTTTCGCGGGCGATAATTCCATCGAAGAACATTGGTGGCTGGACATTTCCCGAAGGCATTCAGGTAGTAGGCGTCAAAACGCTTGAAGAAGCACTGGACGCTGCACTCGACCCGGCGCCGCTCAGATAA
- a CDS encoding CtsR family transcriptional regulator, whose protein sequence is MKSMSDVIENYLKQILTQSEQDLIEIKRSELAKRFECVPSQINYVISTRFTIEKGYVVESKRGGGGYIRITRAKISDHAELLRQVSDLVGHGIDQRTAESVIMRLFEEKVVNKREANLMLAAVDRSILALKYPEERDIVRARIMQAMIESLRYE, encoded by the coding sequence ATGAAAAGCATGTCTGATGTTATTGAAAATTATTTGAAACAAATTTTAACACAGAGTGAACAGGATTTAATTGAAATTAAAAGAAGTGAACTTGCAAAGCGTTTTGAGTGTGTCCCCTCCCAGATTAATTATGTTATAAGCACGCGTTTCACTATTGAAAAAGGCTATGTAGTAGAGAGTAAACGTGGCGGTGGCGGGTATATACGAATTACAAGGGCTAAAATTTCAGATCACGCAGAACTGCTTCGGCAAGTTTCAGATCTTGTGGGACACGGGATTGATCAAAGAACAGCTGAGAGCGTTATTATGCGTTTGTTTGAGGAAAAAGTCGTGAATAAACGTGAAGCAAATTTGATGCTTGCGGCAGTTGATAGGTCTATACTGGCCTTAAAGTATCCAGAAGAAAGGGATATTGTTCGTGCGCGGATCATGCAAGCTATGATAGAAAGTCTGCGCTATGAATAA